From a region of the Campylobacter anatolicus genome:
- a CDS encoding CvpA family protein: protein MDAFNWFDIVVVALVLILGIKGLFNGLIKEAFGLIGLIGGLIVASRFSAQAETLINENIYKFDNASMLQFVGFVALWIVFWILCLLIGKFLSKMIALSGLGFLDRFGGFIAGSGKIFLIFAAVIAVISGTGLSKNFDPLFQNSKVHPTLLEAGKWITNIDVNQLKNDVNNIVTRTPDTNKTDALIKMDTNTSINLDKNTTNGDEQ from the coding sequence ATGGACGCATTTAATTGGTTTGACATAGTTGTAGTTGCCTTGGTTTTGATACTTGGTATCAAAGGGCTTTTTAATGGTCTTATAAAAGAGGCTTTTGGTCTTATTGGCCTTATCGGCGGTTTGATCGTAGCAAGTAGATTTTCAGCTCAGGCTGAGACGCTGATAAATGAAAATATCTATAAATTTGATAATGCTTCTATGCTTCAATTTGTAGGATTTGTTGCACTTTGGATAGTTTTTTGGATACTTTGTCTGCTAATAGGCAAATTTTTGTCAAAAATGATAGCACTTAGTGGACTTGGATTTTTGGATAGATTTGGCGGATTTATTGCTGGAAGCGGTAAAATTTTCTTGATATTTGCAGCGGTTATAGCTGTTATATCGGGAACAGGACTGAGTAAAAATTTCGATCCATTATTTCAAAATAGCAAAGTCCATCCAACGCTACTTGAAGCTGGAAAATGGATAACAAATATCGATGTAAATCAGCTAAAAAATGATGTTAATAATATAGTTACGCGAACACCTGACACAAATAAAACTGACGCACTCATAAAAATGGATACAAATACAAGCATAAATTTAGATAAAAACACAACAAATGGAGATGAACAATGA
- a CDS encoding Fur family transcriptional regulator gives MIENLEYDALLEKFKKVLRDNGLKYTQQREVLLKTLYNNDEHFTPEKLYIFIKESYPELNIGIATVYRTLNLLEEAEMVTSISFGAQGKKFELATKPHHDHMICRKCGLIIEFEDQMIEKRQIAIAKEHGFKLTGHMMQLYGICKDCNKNNIKGK, from the coding sequence ATGATCGAAAATTTAGAATATGATGCACTGCTTGAGAAATTTAAAAAGGTTCTTCGTGATAATGGACTAAAATATACTCAACAACGTGAAGTTTTGCTAAAAACGCTTTATAATAACGATGAGCATTTTACGCCAGAAAAGCTTTATATATTTATAAAAGAGAGCTATCCAGAGCTAAATATCGGCATAGCAACTGTGTATAGAACACTAAATTTACTCGAAGAAGCAGAGATGGTTACTTCTATCAGCTTTGGTGCTCAGGGTAAGAAATTTGAGCTTGCTACTAAACCACACCACGATCATATGATATGTAGAAAGTGTGGGCTTATCATAGAATTTGAAGATCAAATGATAGAAAAACGTCAGATTGCGATTGCCAAAGAGCATGGGTTTAAACTCACAGGGCATATGATGCAACTTTATGGAATTTGTAAAGATTGTAACAAAAATAATATAAAGGGTAAATAG
- the lysS gene encoding lysine--tRNA ligase produces MFDNQLEIQRLKTTQNLRDLGVNPYPHFLRRDMDISKFRLKFSFIKDTEDKKAEGQMVGLAGRIKLIRDAGKAIFANIEDEGGNLQIYFSKSTLDEEWFKIVKKNIEVGDIIFVRGYAFITRTGEFSMHVSELVLAAKAISPLPEKFHGLTDIETRYRQRYLDMIMNPEVRTDFKRRSIIVSTIRRFFEDKGFLEVETPMMHPIAGGANAKPFVTFHNALGVDRYLRIAPELYLKRLVVGGFEAVYEMNRNFRNEGMDLTHNPEFTSIEFYWAYHNYHDLMGITEDLFNVLLDRLDMEKVVEFDGMNIDFSKPFARINYKKALVDIGGIDADIINDRDKILAKLREDGFEANAKLDLGHLQAELFDNYVEEKLINPTFIIDFPISISPLSRRSDKNPDIAERFELFIAGRELANGFNELNDPIDQYNRFAAQIDAKNAGDDEAHAMDEGYVKALGYAMPPTAGEGIGIDRLVMLLTNKKSIRDVVLFPAMRPLKTEIKENEK; encoded by the coding sequence ATATTTGACAATCAATTAGAAATTCAACGACTTAAAACTACACAAAATTTAAGAGATTTAGGAGTCAATCCATACCCACATTTTCTTAGAAGAGATATGGATATATCAAAATTTAGGCTAAAATTTAGTTTTATAAAAGATACGGAAGATAAAAAAGCAGAAGGCCAGATGGTTGGGTTGGCTGGACGCATAAAACTCATCCGTGACGCCGGAAAAGCTATATTTGCAAATATTGAAGATGAAGGTGGCAATCTTCAAATTTATTTTAGCAAAAGCACACTTGATGAAGAGTGGTTTAAAATAGTAAAGAAAAATATCGAAGTTGGTGATATAATTTTTGTGCGTGGATATGCATTTATAACACGAACTGGTGAGTTTTCTATGCATGTTAGTGAGTTGGTTTTGGCGGCAAAGGCGATAAGTCCGTTGCCTGAGAAATTTCACGGACTAACCGATATCGAGACACGCTACCGTCAACGTTACCTTGATATGATAATGAATCCAGAGGTTCGCACAGACTTCAAACGTCGCTCTATCATTGTTAGCACGATCAGACGATTTTTTGAAGATAAGGGCTTTTTAGAGGTTGAAACTCCGATGATGCATCCAATAGCAGGCGGTGCAAATGCAAAGCCATTTGTTACATTTCATAATGCACTAGGGGTGGATCGCTATCTTAGGATAGCTCCTGAACTATATTTAAAACGCCTTGTAGTAGGTGGATTTGAAGCAGTCTATGAGATGAATAGAAATTTTAGAAATGAAGGTATGGATCTTACTCACAACCCAGAATTTACAAGCATTGAGTTTTATTGGGCGTATCACAACTACCACGATTTAATGGGCATCACAGAAGATTTGTTTAATGTTCTTCTTGATAGACTTGATATGGAAAAGGTCGTAGAATTTGATGGTATGAATATCGACTTTTCAAAGCCATTTGCAAGGATAAACTATAAAAAAGCTCTTGTTGACATAGGTGGTATAGACGCTGATATTATCAATGATAGGGATAAAATTTTAGCCAAGCTTAGAGAAGATGGCTTTGAGGCAAATGCCAAACTTGATCTAGGGCATCTTCAAGCTGAGTTATTTGATAACTATGTGGAAGAAAAGCTTATCAATCCAACATTTATTATAGATTTTCCAATTTCTATCAGCCCACTTTCACGTAGAAGCGATAAAAACCCAGATATAGCTGAGAGATTTGAGCTATTTATCGCTGGGCGAGAACTGGCAAATGGTTTTAATGAGTTAAATGATCCGATCGATCAATACAATCGCTTCGCAGCTCAAATAGATGCTAAAAATGCTGGAGATGACGAGGCTCACGCGATGGATGAGGGTTATGTAAAGGCACTAGGATATGCCATGCCTCCAACGGCTGGAGAGGGTATAGGTATAGACCGCCTTGTTATGTTGCTAACAAATAAAAAATCAATACGTGATGTAGTGCTTTTCCCTGCTATGAGACCGCTAAAAACTGAAATAAAGGAGAATGAAAAATGA
- a CDS encoding serine hydroxymethyltransferase, giving the protein MSLESYDKEIFDLVNLELKRQCDHLEMIASENFTYPEVMEVMGSVLTNKYAEGYPGKRYYGGCEYVDEIEQIAIDRCKQLFGCEYANVQPNSGSQANQGVYGALLNPGDKILGMDLSHGGHLTHGAKVSSSGKIYESFFYGVELDGRIDYERVLDIAKIVKPKMIVCGASAYTREIEFDKFRVIADEVGAILFADVAHIAGLVVAGEHQNPFPHCDVVSSTTHKTLRGPRGGIIMTNNEEYAKRINSSIFPGIQGGPLMHVIAGKAVGFRHNLSPEWKVYAKQVKANAKKLGEVLMKRGFELVSGGTDNHLILMNFLNRDFSGKEADIALGNAGITVNKNTVPGEIRSPFVTSGIRVGSPALTARGMKEMEFEIIANKIADVLSDISNTDLQNKVRAELKALASNFIIYDRAMF; this is encoded by the coding sequence ATGAGTCTAGAGAGTTACGATAAGGAGATATTTGACCTTGTAAATTTGGAGCTAAAACGTCAATGTGATCATCTTGAGATGATAGCTAGTGAAAATTTTACATATCCTGAAGTTATGGAGGTTATGGGCTCAGTTTTAACAAATAAATACGCAGAAGGCTATCCTGGTAAACGTTACTACGGTGGTTGTGAGTATGTTGATGAGATAGAACAGATTGCTATTGATAGATGCAAACAGCTTTTTGGTTGCGAGTATGCAAACGTTCAGCCAAATTCAGGCTCCCAGGCAAATCAAGGAGTTTATGGTGCTTTGCTAAATCCAGGCGATAAAATTTTAGGTATGGATCTAAGCCATGGTGGGCATTTAACACATGGTGCAAAGGTCAGTAGCTCTGGTAAAATTTATGAGAGCTTTTTTTATGGTGTTGAGCTTGATGGACGTATAGACTATGAGCGTGTTTTAGATATTGCAAAGATAGTAAAGCCTAAAATGATTGTATGTGGTGCGAGTGCATACACAAGAGAGATTGAGTTTGATAAATTTAGAGTTATAGCTGATGAGGTTGGTGCGATACTATTTGCTGATGTGGCTCATATAGCCGGACTTGTTGTAGCTGGCGAGCATCAAAATCCATTCCCACACTGCGATGTTGTAAGCTCAACTACGCATAAGACATTGCGTGGACCACGTGGTGGTATAATCATGACAAATAATGAAGAGTATGCTAAAAGGATAAACTCATCAATATTCCCCGGCATTCAGGGCGGACCACTTATGCACGTTATCGCTGGTAAGGCTGTTGGCTTTAGACATAATCTTAGCCCAGAATGGAAAGTCTATGCAAAACAGGTTAAAGCAAATGCTAAAAAATTAGGCGAAGTGCTTATGAAGCGTGGCTTTGAGCTAGTTAGTGGTGGCACAGATAATCACCTTATTCTAATGAACTTTTTAAATAGAGATTTTAGTGGCAAGGAGGCTGACATAGCACTTGGCAACGCTGGTATCACGGTCAATAAAAATACCGTACCAGGCGAGATCCGAAGTCCATTTGTAACAAGCGGTATCCGTGTAGGTAGTCCAGCACTAACGGCTCGTGGTATGAAAGAGATGGAGTTTGAGATCATAGCAAATAAGATAGCTGATGTGTTAAGTGATATAAGTAACACAGATCTTCAAAACAAGGTAAGAGCTGAACTAAAGGCACTTGCGTCAAATTTTATAATATATGATAGAGCGATGTTTTAA
- a CDS encoding DUF1882 domain-containing protein — MQSIDTALIKIITTHYYIKRDTIVNKLEYKGKLFFDKFERVNEPLNYNIIKDHESGKITVAHSLINSADKVENIVFDYNGRTPERFWHRAQLLLREEGYINFTAYESKTSGHLHLYVHKGHTTLNEAYQLANMLSAKLSQRLAKEWRMFPTIELPKEFNILALPYRLYQKERGASWSKHM; from the coding sequence ATGCAAAGCATAGATACGGCTCTTATAAAAATTATAACCACGCACTATTATATCAAGCGTGATACGATAGTAAATAAGCTTGAATATAAGGGTAAGCTTTTTTTTGATAAATTTGAAAGAGTGAATGAACCACTTAATTATAACATTATCAAGGATCACGAAAGTGGTAAAATAACCGTGGCCCACTCGCTTATAAACTCAGCCGATAAAGTTGAAAATATTGTGTTTGACTACAATGGCAGGACTCCTGAGCGTTTTTGGCATAGGGCACAGCTTTTGCTTAGAGAAGAGGGGTATATAAATTTTACAGCTTATGAGAGTAAAACGAGCGGTCATTTGCATCTTTACGTGCATAAGGGCCATACAACGCTAAATGAGGCCTATCAACTTGCAAATATGCTAAGTGCAAAGCTCTCGCAACGTTTGGCAAAAGAGTGGAGAATGTTTCCGACTATTGAGCTACCGAAAGAATTTAATATCCTAGCTTTGCCATACCGTCTTTATCAAAAAGAACGTGGAGCAAGCTGGTCTAAACATATGTAA
- a CDS encoding SPOR domain-containing protein produces the protein MEENELKDILLDRDDENKSAKLKKLLMFVAALVVLFLVIVITMKLINSDDTPQNQAEIDSRLVLPPMPQQAQTQDIISNEKKNDDQLFEQVPIEPADKSKDDFEDMIKKLKDKENNKTKVKDSMIVSKPESKDEPKTEIKEQSKAEPKEQPRVADKKEQSKPAMQKSTPKVETPKVVTNVRSNVSVGAYVQVFATGKFNPNASYIKQLGAKGYSYKTLKVGEITKILVGPLSGNNLSSTLSDIRKDVNKDAFIYRHK, from the coding sequence ATGGAAGAAAATGAATTAAAAGATATATTGCTTGATAGAGATGACGAGAACAAAAGTGCAAAGCTTAAAAAGCTTTTGATGTTTGTTGCTGCCTTAGTTGTGTTATTTTTAGTGATAGTCATTACGATGAAGCTTATAAATTCAGATGATACACCGCAAAATCAAGCTGAGATAGATTCAAGGCTTGTTTTACCACCTATGCCACAACAGGCACAAACGCAAGATATCATTAGTAACGAGAAAAAGAACGATGATCAGTTGTTTGAGCAAGTGCCTATAGAGCCAGCTGATAAGTCAAAAGATGACTTTGAAGATATGATAAAAAAGCTCAAAGATAAAGAGAACAATAAGACAAAAGTCAAAGATTCTATGATAGTTTCAAAACCAGAATCAAAAGATGAGCCAAAAACAGAGATAAAAGAGCAAAGTAAGGCAGAGCCAAAAGAACAACCAAGGGTAGCAGATAAAAAAGAGCAGAGTAAACCAGCTATGCAAAAATCAACACCAAAGGTTGAGACGCCAAAAGTAGTGACTAACGTTAGAAGCAATGTTAGCGTTGGTGCATACGTGCAGGTATTTGCAACTGGTAAATTTAATCCAAATGCATCTTATATTAAACAACTTGGAGCAAAGGGTTATAGCTATAAAACACTAAAAGTAGGCGAGATAACTAAAATTTTAGTGGGTCCTCTTAGTGGCAACAACTTAAGCTCTACTCTTAGCGATATTCGAAAAGATGTCAATAAAGATGCCTTTATATACAGGCATAAGTAG
- a CDS encoding shikimate dehydrogenase translates to MRIFALFGDPVAHSISPRLHNKALQDMGLDGVYTRVLLKDGSELVNKFKSLGLSGANVTVPHKEWALCLADEASPIVIKSGAANTLVFKNDKIYAYNTDAPGFLRAIQPFGTLKTALIIGAGGTAKALAYVLKDAGVEVEILNRSKERLVDFESEFACFSWDSYNSKGYDLVINSTSAGLKDDTLCAPLELLDPTLKLSDFAFDVIYNRATPFLSLAHKHNLTCKNGADMLLFQAVLALNLFYNSTLDESRIERSMRKVFKL, encoded by the coding sequence GTGAGAATTTTTGCACTCTTTGGCGACCCAGTAGCACACTCTATATCTCCAAGGCTTCATAATAAAGCCTTGCAAGATATGGGGCTTGATGGTGTTTATACTCGTGTATTGTTAAAAGATGGTAGTGAGCTGGTTAATAAATTTAAAAGCCTTGGATTAAGTGGTGCAAATGTAACCGTGCCACATAAAGAGTGGGCGTTATGCTTAGCAGATGAGGCATCTCCTATCGTTATAAAATCAGGTGCTGCAAATACTTTGGTGTTTAAAAATGATAAAATTTATGCCTATAACACAGACGCACCTGGCTTTTTAAGAGCGATACAGCCGTTTGGTACTTTAAAAACAGCTCTTATTATCGGTGCTGGTGGCACGGCTAAGGCATTGGCTTATGTATTAAAAGACGCTGGCGTAGAAGTCGAAATTTTAAACCGAAGTAAAGAGCGTTTGGTGGACTTTGAGAGTGAGTTTGCGTGTTTTAGTTGGGATAGTTATAACTCAAAAGGCTATGATTTAGTCATAAACTCAACTTCTGCTGGATTAAAAGATGATACGCTCTGTGCTCCACTTGAGCTTTTAGACCCAACGCTTAAGTTGTCAGATTTTGCCTTTGATGTTATATATAATCGTGCCACGCCATTTTTAAGCTTAGCCCACAAACACAATCTAACTTGCAAAAACGGTGCTGATATGCTTTTGTTTCAAGCGGTTTTGGCACTAAATTTATTTTATAATTCAACTCTTGATGAGAGCAGGATAGAGCGATCTATGCGTAAAGTTTTTAAGCTTTAA
- a CDS encoding TRAP transporter substrate-binding protein → MKKILILVATMLFASLAFGDEGKVYKLKLASSWDSTMPILGEVPKRFKEVLERMSNGRIELRIDYPSKHKSPFAMLDFTKTGQYDIGYTASYYYKGKDAKTMFFTAVPFMLNTDEQQAWYKFGGGKELEAKVFDSHNIKVFNAGNTGMQMGGWFKKEIKNVDDLKGLKIRIPGFGGEIYAKLGANINTIPTGELYMALEMGTIDAVEWVSPAYDMALGFHKVAKFYYTGWQEPNGETQFFVNKKAYEKLPTDLQAIFEAAAAQISQDVRRKAFFENTEYWAKMKSEFADIEVKSFTPDVIAALKKATNELLDEQSKKDPLFKEIVESQRAFLKKAREWSKISDFAYIQNTSE, encoded by the coding sequence ATGAAAAAAATTTTAATACTAGTGGCTACTATGTTATTTGCTTCACTTGCATTTGGCGATGAAGGCAAGGTGTATAAGCTAAAACTGGCTAGTTCATGGGATAGCACGATGCCCATACTTGGCGAGGTACCTAAGCGATTTAAAGAGGTGCTAGAACGTATGAGCAACGGACGCATAGAGCTTCGTATAGACTATCCATCAAAACACAAGTCGCCGTTTGCGATGCTTGACTTTACTAAAACAGGTCAGTATGATATCGGCTATACAGCGAGTTATTACTACAAAGGCAAGGATGCAAAGACGATGTTTTTTACGGCGGTGCCTTTTATGTTAAATACGGATGAGCAACAAGCGTGGTATAAATTTGGTGGTGGTAAAGAGCTTGAGGCAAAAGTCTTTGATTCGCATAATATCAAAGTGTTTAATGCTGGGAATACCGGTATGCAGATGGGTGGTTGGTTTAAAAAAGAGATAAAAAACGTAGATGATCTAAAAGGCTTAAAGATACGCATACCAGGCTTTGGCGGTGAAATTTATGCTAAACTTGGAGCAAATATAAATACCATACCGACAGGTGAATTATATATGGCACTTGAGATGGGGACGATAGATGCGGTTGAATGGGTGAGTCCAGCCTATGATATGGCACTTGGATTTCATAAAGTGGCTAAATTTTACTACACTGGTTGGCAAGAGCCAAATGGTGAAACGCAATTTTTCGTAAATAAAAAAGCTTACGAGAAGCTACCAACTGATCTTCAAGCGATATTTGAAGCTGCAGCAGCACAAATTTCACAAGATGTAAGAAGAAAGGCATTTTTTGAAAATACTGAGTATTGGGCAAAAATGAAGAGTGAGTTTGCAGATATTGAGGTCAAGTCGTTTACTCCTGATGTCATCGCTGCACTTAAAAAGGCTACAAATGAGCTACTAGATGAGCAAAGCAAGAAAGATCCATTGTTTAAAGAGATAGTTGAGTCTCAAAGAGCATTTTTGAAAAAAGCCAGAGAGTGGAGCAAGATCTCAGACTTTGCATATATACAAAACACAAGTGAGTAA
- a CDS encoding DUF1104 domain-containing protein — protein sequence MFLSKTKVAVFSILVASSLFAVSIKDSTNAELSGMIANADAKTLSEISLEMHKRAGKLQSEAMDIKDDFRDAMHKKISSMSDTERSKFMDEYKGLMRDKMDSLSVKEARSMDIMGDIMGEKHGCSAKMKDKNSSNKSSMCGSKSDNKGMMSKKSDDKKGGCGCSKGGHAGHSDADKVDNKSDKHVGHTH from the coding sequence ATGTTTTTAAGTAAAACAAAAGTGGCAGTGTTTAGTATTTTGGTGGCATCAAGCCTATTTGCAGTGTCTATAAAAGATAGCACAAACGCTGAGCTTTCAGGTATGATAGCAAATGCTGATGCAAAGACGCTTAGTGAAATTTCATTAGAGATGCATAAACGTGCTGGAAAGTTGCAGTCTGAAGCGATGGATATAAAAGATGATTTTCGTGATGCAATGCATAAAAAAATATCATCAATGAGCGATACGGAGCGTAGTAAATTTATGGATGAATATAAAGGTCTTATGCGTGATAAGATGGATAGTTTAAGTGTTAAAGAGGCTCGTTCTATGGATATAATGGGCGATATAATGGGTGAAAAACATGGTTGCTCTGCTAAAATGAAAGATAAAAATAGCTCTAATAAATCTAGCATGTGTGGTAGCAAGAGTGATAATAAGGGCATGATGAGTAAAAAATCTGATGATAAAAAAGGTGGCTGTGGCTGTTCTAAAGGTGGACATGCAGGACATTCTGACGCCGATAAAGTTGATAATAAGAGTGATAAACACGTAGGACATACACATTAA
- a CDS encoding response regulator transcription factor: protein MNKILIVEDEAMLLDMMTSYLKSEKYDVIGTKSYNEALNLAYENNFDLWIFDVKIIGGSGFGLLRELREAGRGTPCIFTTSLNTIKDVQDGFLSGCDDYIKKPFELKELLLRVNNILKRTFIHNVNEREILGGGLSFDMKQNVLFNGENSVAMPKKQAKLLALLLKNRDKFISRDEIYSEIWEYSESPSELSLRVYIAELRKILGKERIVSASKLGYKYA, encoded by the coding sequence GTGAATAAAATTTTAATTGTTGAAGATGAAGCTATGTTACTTGATATGATGACATCTTATCTAAAGAGTGAAAAATACGATGTTATCGGCACTAAAAGCTACAATGAGGCTTTAAATTTAGCGTATGAAAATAACTTTGATCTTTGGATATTTGACGTTAAGATTATCGGTGGGAGCGGTTTTGGTTTACTTCGTGAGCTAAGAGAAGCTGGGAGAGGCACACCTTGTATATTTACAACTTCGCTAAATACAATAAAAGACGTCCAAGATGGCTTTTTAAGTGGCTGTGATGACTATATCAAAAAACCCTTTGAGCTTAAAGAGCTACTTTTGCGGGTTAATAACATCCTTAAACGCACCTTTATACATAATGTAAATGAGCGTGAGATTTTAGGTGGTGGGCTTAGCTTTGATATGAAACAAAATGTTTTATTTAACGGAGAAAATAGTGTAGCGATGCCTAAAAAACAAGCAAAACTACTCGCTCTTTTGCTAAAAAATCGTGATAAATTTATAAGTCGTGATGAAATTTATAGTGAAATTTGGGAGTATTCTGAGAGTCCAAGTGAGCTAAGTTTGCGTGTTTATATCGCTGAGTTGCGTAAAATTTTAGGTAAAGAACGCATCGTGAGTGCTTCAAAACTAGGCTACAAATATGCTTAA
- a CDS encoding sensor histidine kinase, with translation MLNRHHILPIFLLYFLTSIAFLGFFGTLFYERGKNFIMEKDAFELREIRRDLQMRLHENGILSKDDFAELNAYALNLKTGEVIKNDFTPNKNTRRYVENDDIIEQFVLYRPHHMMGGKMSHMSGQRSGKDGGSEYMIAIKRGVQNEKLFTLKMQILAVSAIILAVILIIAYFIIRLSLRPLYEKVEFLDGFLRDTTHEINTPLSVILMSVELFEGDPKKYLNNIKTAANTLSNLHSDLVALKFNQTVNDKNEAINLADMLDERIEYFSLSMEQKKISLNTSLDDIYIKASKTKLQKIIDNLLNNAVKYCNEGGEISINLDKNELIIANSGDMIASENLDKIFDLYTRFDSQNGGFGVGLHIVKKYCDEQEIKISCQSDASKTRFHLTFDNILETQK, from the coding sequence ATGCTTAATCGCCACCATATTTTGCCGATATTTTTGTTATATTTTTTGACAAGTATTGCATTTTTGGGTTTTTTTGGCACTCTGTTTTATGAGCGTGGTAAAAATTTTATAATGGAAAAAGATGCCTTTGAGCTAAGAGAGATAAGGCGTGATTTGCAGATGAGATTACATGAAAATGGTATTTTATCAAAAGATGATTTTGCTGAGCTAAATGCCTATGCTTTAAATTTAAAAACAGGTGAAGTTATCAAAAACGATTTTACACCAAACAAAAATACACGTAGATATGTTGAGAATGACGATATAATAGAGCAATTTGTTCTGTATAGACCGCATCATATGATGGGTGGTAAAATGAGTCATATGTCAGGGCAAAGAAGTGGCAAAGATGGTGGAAGTGAGTATATGATTGCTATAAAGCGTGGAGTGCAAAATGAGAAGCTTTTTACGCTAAAAATGCAAATTTTAGCCGTCTCTGCTATTATTTTAGCAGTTATTTTAATAATTGCATATTTCATCATCCGCCTTTCACTTCGTCCGCTTTATGAAAAGGTTGAATTTTTAGACGGATTTTTACGCGATACGACTCACGAGATAAATACGCCACTTAGTGTGATACTAATGAGCGTGGAGTTGTTTGAAGGTGATCCTAAAAAATACCTTAATAATATAAAGACTGCTGCAAATACGCTATCAAATTTACACAGCGATCTAGTGGCACTTAAATTCAATCAGACCGTAAACGATAAAAATGAAGCCATAAATTTAGCCGATATGCTTGATGAGCGGATTGAGTATTTTAGCTTATCAATGGAGCAAAAAAAGATAAGCTTAAATACCAGCTTAGATGATATTTATATAAAAGCTTCAAAAACAAAGTTACAAAAGATTATTGATAACTTACTAAACAATGCTGTAAAATACTGCAATGAAGGCGGTGAAATCAGTATAAATTTAGATAAAAACGAACTAATCATCGCAAATAGTGGAGATATGATTGCAAGTGAAAATTTAGATAAAATTTTTGATCTATACACTCGCTTTGATAGTCAAAATGGTGGCTTTGGCGTGGGACTTCATATCGTTAAAAAATACTGCGATGAACAAGAGATTAAAATCTCTTGTCAATCTGATGCAAGTAAAACGCGATTTCATCTTACATTTGATAATATTTTAGAAACTCAAAAATAA